The Pseudomonas azotoformans genome has a segment encoding these proteins:
- a CDS encoding MarC family protein, protein MLHVLFSVYLKMLVLYSPFFVLSCFISLTRGYSSKERRRLAWKVALATLVSSVLLYLFGRVIFSVFGITVDAFRIGAGSVLFISALGMAQGKSAVQTDNVQQDVTIVPLTIPLTVGPGTIGALLVMGVSQPHWDDKLTAILSIALASLTVGVVLYLSNRIERILGDQGLQIVSRLMGLFVCALAAQIIFTGVRGYLVP, encoded by the coding sequence ATGCTCCACGTGTTATTCAGCGTCTACCTGAAAATGCTGGTGCTCTACAGCCCGTTCTTCGTGCTGTCCTGCTTTATCAGCCTGACCCGTGGCTACTCCAGCAAAGAACGGCGCCGCCTGGCGTGGAAGGTGGCGTTGGCGACCCTGGTATCGAGCGTGTTGCTCTACTTGTTCGGCCGCGTGATTTTCAGCGTGTTCGGCATCACCGTCGACGCCTTCCGCATTGGCGCCGGCAGTGTGCTGTTTATCTCCGCCCTGGGCATGGCTCAGGGCAAGTCGGCGGTGCAGACCGACAACGTGCAGCAGGACGTGACCATCGTGCCGCTGACCATTCCCCTCACCGTCGGCCCCGGCACCATCGGTGCGCTGCTGGTCATGGGGGTGAGTCAGCCGCACTGGGATGACAAGCTCACCGCCATCCTCAGTATCGCCCTGGCCAGCCTCACGGTGGGCGTGGTGCTGTACCTGTCCAACCGGATCGAACGCATCCTCGGTGACCAGGGTTTGCAGATTGTCAGTCGGTTGATGGGGTTGTTTGTGTGCGCCCTGGCCGCGCAAATCATCTTCACCGGTGTGCGCGGTTACCTGGTGCCTTAG
- a CDS encoding hybrid sensor histidine kinase/response regulator encodes MRWLRIAIGFTVSLLTLLCLFPAQAAAQGSGWAVLLDEQADLQLSDIRSSRYTNQFSPIELDRLTAAEPDGALWVRFKLQPGKHEQVLRVFAPDLSHLSLYVLDGDTLVEQQSTGTRQPQAERPLPSSDFMLPMPQSQKPLEVYLRLVSEHELRPYITLEPAVLAAADQTQTLIYGLLFGCLLMLILHNLTRFAYHRSRSSLWLAACEILLMLSLALLLNLIGPWLPNWHAIQTPGAYLALLLTAPCGLMFAYRFFMPLGPHPLNKLLMADILFIVLCGLLLLFVNTLPLNIITYALVALAGLSMLFVSAYHWQKGYRPARLFVAAMVVFNIGTLIILPALLGLTMVSPQGLIVTLLAFICLSGLLMSLALGERQRAIVEARFSLSRDLAASNAEIAAKAEFLAKISHEIRTPMNGVLGMTELLLGTPLSVKQRDYVQTIHSAGNELLTLINEILDISKLESGQIELDDVQFDLNALIEDCLSIFRAKAEQQNVELISFIQPQVPRVISGDPTRLRQAMLSLLENALQKTDEGEVLIVVALDDRSTKPRLRIAVQDSGLPMEAAERDALLHSELHSKNFFSATRLNGHLGLVIARQLILLMNGEFGIKSGSHQGSTLWLTLPLDPERLEHPTSDLDGPLKGARVLVVDDNDTCRKVLVQQCSAWGLNVSAVPSGKEALALLRTKAHLRDYFDVVLLDQNMPGMTGMQLAAKIKEDPSLNHDILLIMLTGISNAPSKIIARNCGIKRILAKPVAGYTLKTTLADELTQRSKGNVPPRPVLNSPAAITVPTDFRILVAEDNSISTKVIRGMLGKLNLNPDTASNGEEALEAMKAQRYDLVLMDCEMPILDGFSATQQLRAWEVSHQRIRTPVVALTAHILSEHKERARQAGMDGHMAKPVELSQLRELVEFWVAQRQQRPEHAPS; translated from the coding sequence GTGCGCTGGCTCAGGATCGCCATAGGTTTCACTGTCAGTCTGCTGACACTGCTCTGCTTGTTCCCGGCCCAGGCCGCCGCGCAAGGCAGTGGCTGGGCAGTATTGCTTGATGAACAGGCCGACCTGCAACTGAGCGACATCCGTTCCTCGCGCTACACCAATCAATTCAGCCCCATCGAACTGGACCGCCTTACCGCCGCGGAACCGGACGGTGCGTTGTGGGTGCGTTTCAAGCTGCAACCCGGCAAGCACGAACAAGTGCTGCGGGTTTTTGCCCCGGATTTGTCCCACCTGAGCCTCTATGTACTGGACGGCGACACCCTGGTGGAGCAACAAAGCACCGGCACACGCCAGCCCCAGGCCGAGCGCCCATTGCCCAGCAGCGACTTCATGCTGCCGATGCCCCAGAGCCAGAAGCCCCTAGAGGTCTACCTGCGCCTGGTCTCGGAACATGAACTGCGCCCGTATATCACCCTGGAACCGGCCGTGCTCGCCGCCGCCGACCAGACGCAGACGCTGATCTACGGACTGCTGTTCGGCTGTCTGCTGATGCTGATCCTGCACAACCTCACGCGTTTCGCCTACCACCGCTCACGCAGTAGCCTGTGGCTGGCGGCCTGCGAAATCCTGCTGATGCTCAGCCTCGCGCTGCTGCTGAACCTGATCGGCCCTTGGCTGCCGAACTGGCACGCTATCCAGACCCCAGGCGCCTACCTGGCCCTGCTGCTGACCGCGCCGTGCGGGCTGATGTTTGCCTATCGGTTCTTCATGCCTTTGGGGCCACACCCGCTGAACAAGCTGTTGATGGCCGACATCCTGTTCATCGTGCTGTGCGGCCTGCTGCTGTTGTTCGTCAACACCCTGCCGCTGAACATCATCACCTATGCCCTGGTGGCCCTGGCCGGCTTGAGCATGCTGTTCGTCTCGGCCTACCACTGGCAGAAAGGCTACCGTCCGGCCCGCCTGTTCGTGGCGGCGATGGTGGTGTTCAACATCGGCACGCTGATCATCCTGCCTGCACTGCTGGGCCTGACGATGGTCTCGCCCCAGGGCCTGATCGTCACGTTGCTGGCCTTCATCTGCCTCAGCGGCCTGTTGATGAGCCTGGCGCTGGGCGAACGCCAGCGCGCGATTGTCGAAGCGCGCTTCAGCCTCAGCCGCGACTTGGCGGCGAGCAATGCCGAGATTGCCGCCAAGGCCGAGTTCCTGGCCAAGATCAGCCACGAAATCCGCACCCCCATGAACGGCGTGCTGGGCATGACCGAACTGTTGCTGGGTACGCCGCTGTCGGTGAAACAGCGCGACTACGTGCAGACCATCCACAGCGCCGGTAATGAACTGCTCACGCTGATCAACGAAATCCTCGACATCTCCAAGCTGGAATCCGGCCAGATCGAACTGGATGACGTGCAGTTCGACCTCAACGCGCTGATCGAAGATTGCCTGAGTATTTTCCGCGCCAAGGCTGAACAACAGAACGTCGAGCTGATCAGTTTTATCCAGCCCCAGGTGCCCCGCGTGATCAGCGGCGACCCGACGCGCCTGCGCCAGGCCATGTTGAGCCTGCTGGAAAACGCCCTGCAGAAAACCGACGAAGGCGAAGTGCTGATCGTGGTCGCATTGGATGACCGCAGCACCAAGCCGCGCCTGCGCATCGCCGTGCAGGACAGCGGCCTGCCGATGGAGGCCGCCGAGCGTGACGCGCTGCTGCACAGCGAACTGCACAGCAAGAATTTCTTCTCGGCCACCCGCTTGAACGGTCACCTGGGCCTGGTCATCGCCCGCCAACTGATCCTGCTGATGAACGGCGAGTTCGGCATCAAGAGCGGCAGCCACCAGGGCAGCACCTTGTGGCTAACCCTGCCGCTGGACCCGGAACGCCTGGAACACCCGACCTCCGACCTCGACGGCCCACTCAAGGGCGCACGGGTGCTGGTGGTGGACGACAACGACACCTGCCGCAAAGTATTGGTGCAGCAATGTTCGGCCTGGGGCCTCAACGTCAGCGCCGTGCCATCGGGCAAGGAAGCCCTGGCACTGCTGCGCACCAAGGCGCACCTGCGCGATTACTTCGACGTGGTGCTGCTGGACCAGAACATGCCGGGCATGACCGGCATGCAACTAGCGGCGAAGATCAAGGAAGACCCGAGCCTGAACCACGACATCCTGCTGATCATGCTCACCGGCATCAGCAACGCGCCGAGCAAGATCATCGCGCGCAATTGCGGGATCAAGCGCATCCTCGCCAAGCCCGTTGCCGGCTACACGCTCAAGACCACCCTGGCCGACGAACTGACCCAACGCAGCAAGGGCAACGTTCCACCTCGCCCGGTCCTCAATTCGCCGGCGGCCATCACCGTGCCGACGGATTTCCGCATCCTGGTGGCTGAAGACAACAGCATCTCCACCAAAGTGATCCGTGGCATGCTCGGTAAGCTCAATCTCAACCCGGACACTGCCAGCAATGGCGAAGAAGCGCTGGAAGCGATGAAAGCCCAGCGCTATGACTTGGTGTTGATGGACTGTGAAATGCCGATCCTCGATGGCTTCTCGGCCACCCAGCAACTGCGCGCGTGGGAAGTCAGCCACCAGCGTATTCGCACACCGGTGGTGGCGCTGACGGCCCACATCCTGTCGGAACATAAAGAACGCGCACGCCAGGCCGGGATGGACGGGCATATGGCCAAGCCGGTGGAGTTGTCGCAGTTGCGTGAGCTGGTGGAGTTCTGGGTGGCGCAGCGTCAGCAGCGACCCGAACACGCTCCCTCTTAG
- the purD gene encoding phosphoribosylamine--glycine ligase, with protein MNVLIIGSGGREHALAWKVAQDPRVQKVFVAPGNAGTAIEAKCENVAIDVLALEQLADFAEKNVSLTIVGPEVPLVAGVVDLFRSRGLDCFGPTAGAAQLEGSKAFTKDFLARHKIPTADYQNFTEIEPALAYLREKGAPIVIKADGLAAGKGVIVAMTLQEAEDAVRDMLAGNAFGDAGSRVVIEEFLDGEEASFIVMVDGKNVLPMATSQDHKRVGDGDTGPNTGGMGAYSPAPVVTADVHQRVMDLVIWPTVRGMADEGNVYTGFLYAGLMIDKAGNPKVIEFNCRFGDPETQPVMLRLQSSLVLLVEAALAQALDKVEAQWDPRPSVGIVLAAGGYPADYAKGDVIEGLDAAATLEGKVFHAGTALKDGQVVTAGGRVLCATAMGASVDAAQQQAYKLAAKIDWKGCFYRKDIGYRAIARERGESQ; from the coding sequence TTGAACGTCCTCATCATTGGCAGCGGTGGCCGTGAACACGCCCTGGCCTGGAAAGTTGCCCAGGACCCGCGCGTCCAGAAAGTATTCGTAGCACCCGGCAACGCCGGTACCGCCATTGAAGCCAAGTGCGAGAACGTCGCTATCGACGTGCTGGCCCTTGAACAGTTGGCCGACTTTGCTGAAAAAAATGTGTCCCTGACTATCGTCGGCCCGGAAGTCCCGCTGGTTGCCGGCGTAGTGGACCTGTTCCGCAGCCGTGGCCTGGATTGCTTCGGCCCAACCGCCGGCGCGGCCCAGCTGGAAGGCTCCAAGGCGTTCACCAAGGACTTCCTGGCGCGCCACAAGATCCCGACCGCCGACTACCAGAACTTCACCGAGATCGAGCCGGCCCTGGCTTACCTGCGTGAAAAAGGTGCGCCGATCGTGATCAAGGCCGACGGCCTGGCCGCCGGCAAAGGCGTGATCGTCGCCATGACCCTGCAAGAAGCCGAAGACGCTGTGCGCGACATGCTCGCCGGCAATGCTTTTGGTGACGCCGGTTCGCGCGTAGTGATCGAGGAATTCCTCGACGGCGAAGAAGCCAGCTTTATCGTGATGGTCGACGGCAAGAACGTCCTGCCAATGGCAACCAGCCAGGACCATAAACGCGTCGGCGACGGCGACACCGGCCCGAACACCGGCGGCATGGGTGCCTACTCCCCTGCCCCGGTAGTCACCGCCGACGTGCACCAGCGCGTCATGGACCTGGTGATCTGGCCGACCGTGCGTGGCATGGCCGACGAAGGCAATGTGTACACCGGTTTCCTGTATGCCGGCCTGATGATCGACAAAGCCGGTAACCCGAAAGTCATCGAGTTCAACTGCCGCTTCGGCGATCCGGAAACCCAACCGGTGATGCTGCGTCTGCAATCGAGCCTGGTGTTGCTGGTGGAAGCTGCCCTGGCCCAGGCCCTGGACAAGGTAGAAGCCCAGTGGGATCCACGTCCGAGCGTCGGCATTGTGCTGGCGGCCGGTGGCTACCCTGCCGATTACGCCAAGGGCGACGTGATTGAAGGTCTCGACGCGGCTGCTACGCTGGAAGGCAAAGTGTTCCATGCGGGCACTGCGCTCAAGGATGGCCAGGTCGTGACCGCCGGTGGCCGTGTGTTGTGCGCTACCGCCATGGGCGCCAGCGTCGACGCCGCGCAGCAACAGGCTTATAAGCTGGCTGCAAAAATCGACTGGAAAGGCTGCTTCTATCGCAAGGACATCGGCTATCGCGCCATTGCGCGGGAGCGTGGCGAAAGCCAGTAA
- the purH gene encoding bifunctional phosphoribosylaminoimidazolecarboxamide formyltransferase/IMP cyclohydrolase — protein MTDQTTRLPIRRALISVSDKTGILEFARELEALGVEILSTGGTFKLLQDNGVAAVEVADYTGFAEMMDGRVKTLHPKIHGGILGRRGTDDAIMAEHGIKPIDLVAVNLYPFEATINKPGCDLPTAIENIDIGGPTMVRSAAKNHKDVAIVVNASDYANVLESLKAGGLTYAQRFDLMLKAFEHTAAYDGMIANYMGTVNQTAETLSTEDRSQFPRTFNSQFIKAQEMRYGENPHQSAAFYVEAKPAEVGIATATQLQGKELSYNNVADTDAALECVKSFVKPACVIVKHANPCGVAVSPDAEGGIRQAYELAYATDTESAFGGIIAFNRELDAETAKAIVERQFVEVIIAPSVSEEARAIVAAKANVRLLACGEWSAERAAAWDYKRVNGGLLVQSRDIGMIGSEDLKVVTQRAPTEQEINDLIFAWKVAKYVKSNAIVYAKNRQTIGVGAGQMSRVNSARIAAIKAEHAGLQVVGSVMASDAFFPFRDGLDNAAKAGVTAVIQPGGSMRDAEVIAAADEAGIAMVFTGMRHFRH, from the coding sequence ATGACCGACCAGACTACCCGCCTGCCGATCCGCCGCGCCTTGATCAGTGTCTCCGACAAGACCGGGATCCTCGAATTTGCCCGGGAGCTGGAAGCCCTCGGCGTGGAAATCCTCTCCACGGGCGGGACCTTCAAACTGCTGCAGGACAACGGCGTGGCCGCAGTGGAAGTGGCGGACTACACCGGTTTCGCAGAAATGATGGACGGTCGGGTCAAGACCCTGCATCCGAAAATCCACGGTGGCATCCTCGGCCGTCGCGGCACCGACGACGCGATCATGGCCGAGCACGGCATCAAGCCGATCGACCTGGTGGCCGTGAACCTCTACCCGTTCGAAGCCACCATCAACAAGCCAGGCTGCGACCTGCCGACCGCCATCGAAAACATCGATATCGGCGGTCCGACCATGGTGCGCTCGGCGGCCAAGAACCACAAAGACGTGGCCATCGTGGTCAACGCCAGCGATTACGCTAACGTGCTGGAAAGCCTGAAGGCCGGTGGCCTGACCTACGCCCAGCGCTTCGACCTGATGCTCAAGGCGTTCGAACACACCGCCGCCTACGACGGTATGATCGCCAACTACATGGGCACTGTTAACCAGACGGCTGAAACACTGTCCACCGAAGACCGCAGCCAGTTCCCGCGCACCTTCAACAGCCAGTTCATCAAGGCCCAGGAAATGCGCTACGGCGAGAACCCGCACCAGAGCGCGGCGTTCTACGTAGAAGCCAAGCCGGCCGAAGTGGGCATCGCCACCGCGACCCAGCTGCAAGGCAAGGAGCTGTCCTACAACAACGTGGCCGACACCGACGCCGCGCTGGAATGTGTGAAGAGCTTCGTCAAGCCAGCCTGTGTGATCGTCAAGCACGCCAACCCGTGCGGCGTGGCGGTGAGCCCGGACGCTGAAGGCGGTATCCGCCAGGCGTACGAACTGGCCTACGCCACCGACACCGAGTCGGCGTTCGGCGGCATCATCGCCTTCAACCGTGAGCTGGATGCCGAGACCGCCAAGGCGATCGTTGAGCGTCAGTTCGTTGAAGTGATCATCGCCCCAAGCGTCAGCGAGGAAGCCCGTGCCATCGTGGCGGCCAAAGCCAACGTGCGCCTGCTGGCCTGCGGCGAATGGTCGGCTGAACGTGCCGCTGCCTGGGACTACAAGCGCGTCAATGGCGGCTTGCTGGTACAGAGCCGCGACATCGGCATGATCGGCAGCGAAGACCTGAAAGTCGTGACCCAGCGCGCGCCGACCGAACAAGAGATCAACGACCTGATCTTCGCCTGGAAAGTGGCCAAATACGTTAAATCCAACGCCATCGTCTACGCCAAGAATCGCCAGACCATCGGTGTCGGCGCCGGCCAGATGAGCCGCGTGAACTCGGCGCGTATCGCCGCGATCAAGGCTGAACATGCGGGCCTGCAGGTTGTGGGTTCGGTAATGGCTTCCGATGCATTTTTCCCGTTCCGTGACGGTTTGGACAACGCCGCCAAGGCAGGCGTGACCGCCGTGATCCAACCGGGCGGTTCGATGCGTGATGCTGAGGTCATCGCCGCCGCTGATGAAGCCGGCATCGCCATGGTCTTCACCGGCATGCGCCACTTCCGCCACTGA
- the fis gene encoding DNA-binding transcriptional regulator Fis, translating into MTMMTETLVSGTTPVSDNVNLKQHLNTPSEEGQTLRGSVEKALHNYFAHLEGASVTDVYNLVLSEVEAPLLESVMNYVKGNQTKASELLGLNRGTLRKKLKQYDLL; encoded by the coding sequence ATGACGATGATGACCGAGACTTTAGTGAGTGGAACAACACCCGTGAGCGACAACGTCAATTTGAAACAGCACCTCAACACGCCGAGCGAAGAAGGCCAGACCCTTCGCGGGAGTGTCGAGAAGGCGCTGCACAATTATTTCGCCCACCTTGAGGGCGCTTCCGTCACGGACGTGTACAACCTGGTGCTCTCCGAAGTCGAGGCGCCCCTGCTCGAAAGCGTGATGAACTACGTCAAGGGCAACCAGACCAAAGCCAGTGAGCTGCTGGGCCTCAACCGTGGCACCTTGCGCAAAAAGCTCAAGCAGTACGATTTGTTGTAA
- the dusB gene encoding tRNA dihydrouridine synthase DusB, translating to MSAVRIGPYTLQNGLILAPMAGVTDQPFRQLCKRLGAGLVVSEMVTSDMSLWNTRKSRMRMIHEGDPEPRSVQIAGGDAQMLADAARANVELGAQIIDINMGCPAKKVCNKAAGSALLKDEQLVAEILQAVVAAVDVPVTLKIRTGWDRDNKNGLTVAKIAEQAGITALAVHGRTRADLYTGEAEYDTIAAIKQAVSMPVFANGDIDSAEKARRVLHATGADGLLIGRAAQGRPWIFREIEHFLRTGEVLPAPELIEVERILLEHLAALHAFYGDVMGVRIARKHVGWYLATLPGAREFRAHFNRLDDTEAQCANVREFFSERYKSLGTGDGEGVAA from the coding sequence ATGTCGGCGGTACGCATCGGCCCATATACATTGCAGAACGGCTTGATCCTCGCCCCGATGGCGGGGGTTACCGACCAGCCCTTTCGTCAGCTGTGCAAGCGTTTGGGCGCAGGTCTTGTAGTCTCGGAAATGGTCACCAGCGACATGAGCTTGTGGAACACCCGCAAATCGCGGATGCGCATGATCCACGAAGGTGATCCCGAGCCGCGCTCGGTACAGATCGCCGGTGGCGATGCACAGATGCTGGCGGATGCGGCCCGGGCCAACGTGGAGTTGGGGGCGCAGATCATCGACATCAACATGGGCTGCCCGGCCAAGAAGGTCTGCAACAAGGCCGCCGGTTCCGCCCTGTTGAAAGATGAGCAATTGGTTGCCGAGATCCTGCAGGCCGTTGTCGCCGCAGTGGATGTGCCGGTCACCCTGAAGATCCGTACCGGTTGGGACCGGGACAACAAGAACGGCCTGACAGTGGCAAAGATCGCTGAACAGGCAGGCATTACAGCGCTGGCGGTGCATGGCCGCACCCGCGCCGACCTTTACACCGGTGAAGCCGAGTACGACACCATCGCCGCGATCAAGCAGGCGGTGTCGATGCCGGTGTTTGCCAATGGCGACATCGACTCCGCCGAGAAAGCCCGGCGCGTGCTGCACGCGACCGGTGCCGATGGTTTGTTGATTGGCCGGGCTGCCCAGGGGCGGCCGTGGATTTTTCGTGAGATCGAGCATTTTCTGCGTACTGGCGAAGTGTTGCCGGCACCGGAGCTGATCGAGGTGGAACGTATTCTGCTAGAGCATCTGGCCGCCCTGCACGCCTTCTATGGGGACGTGATGGGAGTACGCATTGCTCGAAAGCATGTCGGCTGGTATCTCGCAACCCTGCCGGGCGCCAGGGAGTTTCGCGCCCACTTCAATCGTTTGGATGATACGGAAGCACAGTGCGCCAACGTTCGTGAGTTCTTCAGCGAGCGTTACAAGAGCCTGGGGACAGGGGACGGAGAGGGGGTGGCCGCATGA
- a CDS encoding DUF3426 domain-containing protein: MTDSFVTQCPHCQARFRVNHAQLSVARGVVRCGSCLQVFNAARQLLEQRGQASAPEPQVPEVPTELTPEPARAISQKQWTAEELDLDNLDLDEELAKLERREIQHTLPMGADRRQPGTDRRQKEESFSASRDTVKAEEEKWAASLFSEPPEERIHVTEDVPEPATQQRTEPSMSFHTDDIDDEPPLRSTPDDDDIDPPFTPLTQSADDVEPQERPKPRRKRSRAETSVQDDQLLDLEDDPLHLYAQKRPSGWGRRLVWLLLVLIAAGGLAGQYIAYQFDDLARQDAYRPWFQQLCPTLGCTVPSRVDIAHIKSSNLVVRSHPDFAGALVVDAIIYNRATFSQPFPLLELRFADLNGGLIASRRFKPAEYLSGELAGVSEMPSQTPIHISLDILDPGNKAVNYSLSFHSPE; encoded by the coding sequence ATGACCGACAGTTTCGTCACCCAGTGCCCGCACTGCCAAGCCCGCTTTCGCGTCAACCACGCTCAATTGAGCGTGGCCCGTGGCGTGGTGCGCTGTGGCTCGTGCCTGCAAGTGTTCAATGCCGCTCGTCAGTTGCTGGAGCAGCGCGGCCAGGCGTCCGCGCCTGAGCCGCAAGTGCCAGAAGTGCCGACAGAGCTGACGCCTGAGCCCGCGCGAGCCATCAGCCAGAAGCAGTGGACTGCCGAAGAGCTGGACCTGGACAACCTGGACCTAGACGAAGAACTGGCCAAGCTGGAACGCCGCGAGATTCAGCACACGTTGCCGATGGGCGCAGATCGTCGCCAGCCCGGCACCGACCGCCGCCAAAAGGAAGAATCCTTCAGCGCCAGCCGCGACACGGTCAAGGCCGAAGAAGAGAAATGGGCGGCGAGCCTGTTCAGCGAGCCGCCTGAAGAGCGCATCCACGTCACTGAAGACGTGCCTGAACCTGCGACTCAGCAGCGCACCGAACCCTCCATGTCGTTCCACACCGACGATATCGACGATGAGCCGCCACTGCGTTCAACGCCCGACGATGACGACATCGACCCGCCGTTTACGCCGCTGACCCAATCGGCCGATGACGTAGAACCCCAAGAACGCCCCAAACCCCGTCGCAAGCGCTCGCGCGCCGAAACGAGCGTGCAAGACGACCAACTGCTGGACCTCGAAGACGACCCGCTGCACCTCTACGCACAAAAGCGCCCGTCGGGCTGGGGCCGTCGGCTGGTCTGGCTGTTGCTGGTCCTGATCGCCGCCGGCGGTCTTGCCGGCCAGTACATCGCCTATCAATTCGACGACCTGGCCCGCCAGGACGCCTATCGCCCGTGGTTCCAGCAATTGTGCCCCACACTGGGCTGCACCGTGCCATCAAGGGTCGATATCGCCCACATCAAGAGCAGCAACCTGGTGGTACGCAGCCACCCGGATTTCGCCGGGGCACTGGTGGTGGACGCGATCATCTATAACCGCGCGACCTTCTCCCAGCCCTTCCCGCTGCTGGAGCTGCGGTTTGCCGATTTGAATGGCGGCCTGATTGCCAGTCGTCGCTTCAAGCCCGCCGAATACCTCAGCGGTGAGTTGGCCGGTGTTAGCGAAATGCCCTCGCAAACCCCGATCCATATCTCCCTGGATATCCTCGATCCCGGCAACAAAGCCGTGAATTACAGCCTGAGCTTTCACTCGCCCGAGTGA
- the prmA gene encoding 50S ribosomal protein L11 methyltransferase, whose product MPWLQVRLAISPEQAETYEDAFLEVGAVSVTFMDAEDQPIFEPELNTTPLWSHTHLLALFEDGTDAAAVLAHMELLTGGPLPEHHSEVIEDQDWERSWMDNFQPMRFGQRLWIVPSWHAAPEPDAVNLLLDPGLAFGTGTHPTTALCLEWLDGQDLTDSHVLDFGCGSGILAIAALLLGAKEAVGTDIDVQALEASRNNAGRNNVPEGKFPLYLPEDLPQVQADVLVANILAGPLVSLAPQLSSLVKPGGRLALSGILAEQGEDVAAAYAKDFELDPIANRDGWVRISGRRR is encoded by the coding sequence ATGCCTTGGCTGCAAGTCCGTCTCGCCATCAGCCCAGAACAAGCCGAAACCTATGAAGACGCTTTCCTCGAGGTAGGCGCTGTTTCGGTGACCTTCATGGACGCCGAAGACCAGCCGATCTTCGAGCCTGAACTCAACACCACTCCGCTGTGGTCCCACACCCATTTGCTGGCCCTGTTCGAAGACGGCACCGATGCCGCCGCCGTGCTGGCCCATATGGAGTTGCTCACCGGCGGCCCGCTGCCGGAGCATCACAGCGAAGTCATCGAAGACCAGGACTGGGAACGCAGCTGGATGGACAACTTCCAGCCGATGCGTTTCGGCCAGCGCCTGTGGATCGTGCCGAGCTGGCACGCCGCGCCTGAGCCAGACGCGGTCAACCTGCTGCTCGACCCGGGCCTGGCGTTCGGCACCGGCACCCACCCCACTACCGCGCTGTGCCTGGAGTGGCTGGATGGCCAGGACCTGACCGACAGCCACGTGCTGGACTTCGGCTGCGGCTCGGGGATCCTGGCGATTGCCGCCCTGTTGCTGGGCGCCAAGGAAGCCGTGGGCACCGATATCGACGTGCAGGCCCTGGAAGCCTCCCGCAATAACGCCGGACGCAACAATGTCCCTGAAGGCAAATTCCCACTGTATTTGCCTGAAGACTTGCCCCAGGTGCAGGCCGACGTACTGGTCGCCAATATCCTCGCCGGCCCGCTGGTGTCCCTGGCACCGCAATTGTCGAGCCTGGTCAAGCCGGGCGGGCGCCTGGCGCTGTCGGGCATCCTGGCCGAGCAAGGCGAAGACGTCGCTGCCGCCTACGCCAAGGATTTCGAGCTGGACCCGATCGCCAACCGCGATGGCTGGGTACGCATCAGCGGTCGTCGGCGCTAG